The Anolis sagrei isolate rAnoSag1 chromosome Y, rAnoSag1.mat, whole genome shotgun sequence genome contains a region encoding:
- the LOC137095498 gene encoding GTP-binding protein Di-Ras1-like, translating into MPEQSNDYRVVVFGAGGVGKSSLVLRFVKGTFRDTYIPTIEDTYRQVISCDKSVCTLQITDTTGSHQFPAMQRLSISKGHAFVLVFSVTSRQSLEELRPIRQQILHIKGSVESIPIMLVGNKCDDTQREVQAAEGEAVAQEWKCAFMETSAKMNYNVKELFQELLNLEKHRNMSLNIDGKRSSKQKRTDKIKGKCSLM; encoded by the coding sequence ATGCCAGAGCAAAGCAATGACTACCGGGTGGTAGTCTTTGGGGCCGGTGGCGTGGGCAAGAGCTCGCTGGTGCTGCGCTTTGTGAAGGGCACCTTCCGCGACACCTACATCCCCACTATTGAGGACACCTACCGGCAGGTGATCAGCTGCGATAAGAGTGTCTGCACACTGCAGATCACAGACACCACGGGCAGCCACCAGTTCCCAGCCATGCAACGCCTCTCCATCTCCAAGGGACATGCCTTTGTATTGGTCTTCTCGGTCACTAGCCGGCAGTCGCTGGAGGAGCTACGGCCCATCCGCCAGCAGATCTTGCACATCAAGGGCAGTGTGGAGAGCATCCCCATCATGCTGGTGGGCAACAAGTGCGATGACACCCAGCGGGAGGTGCAGGCCGCTGAGGGGGAGGCCGTGGCACAAGAGTGGAAGTGCGCCTTCATGGAGACCTCCGCCAAGATGAACTACAATGTCAAGGAGCTCTTCCAGGAGCTGCTCAACCTGGAGAAGCACCGCAACATGAGCCTCAACATTGATGGCAAGCGCTCCAGCAAGCAGAAGAGGACAGACAAAATCAAGGGCAAATGCAGCCtcatgtga